The proteins below come from a single Juglans regia cultivar Chandler chromosome 12, Walnut 2.0, whole genome shotgun sequence genomic window:
- the LOC109018973 gene encoding phosphoglycerate mutase-like protein 4, which translates to MSDVDSSVLNPIYAEIVVVRHGETEWNADGRIQGHLDVELNDSGRQQASAVADRLSREGKISVVYSSDLKRALETAQIIATCCGGLEVIKEPDLRERHLGDLQGLVLREAAKLSPEAYRAFLNHKTDQEIPGGGESLDQLYERCTSSLERIGRKHKGERVVVVTHGGVVRSLYKRACPNGRSRGKVLNTSVNILHLSDGDEWTIKSWGDVSHLNQTGFLESGFGGDKTSG; encoded by the exons ATGTCCGACGTCGATTCTAG CGTGCTAAATCCGATTTATGCTGAGATTGTCGTGGTGCGTCATGGGGAAACGGAGTGGAATGCTGATGGAAGGATTCAG ggacatttggatgttgaactaaATGATTCTGGGAGACAACAAGCATCTGCA GTTGCTGATAGACTATCCAGGGAGGGTAAAATCTCCGTCGTATACTCTTCAGACTTGAAAAGGGCTCTTGAAACTGCACAGATAATTGCAACCTGCTGTGGTGGGCTAGAG GTTATTAAAGAGCCTGATCTACGGGAAAGACACTTGGGAGATCTTCAAGGACTTGTACTACGTGAAGCAGCCAAACTTAGTCCTGAGGCTTACCGGGCCTTTTTAAATCACAAGACAGATCAGGAAATTCCA GGCGGTGGAGAAAGTCTTGACCAACTTTATGAACGTTGCACATCTTCATTGGAGAGAATTGGTAGAAAGCATAAAG GAGAACGAGTGGTTGTGGTCACTCATGGGGGAGTCGTCAGATCACTGTACAAGCGAGCTTGCCCAAATGGAAGGTCTAGAGGAAAGGTACTGAATACATCCGTCAACATCCTTCACTTGTCGGATGGGGATGAGTGGACCATAAAATCGTGGGGTGATGTTAGTCATCTCAACCAAACTG